Proteins from one Dermacentor variabilis isolate Ectoservices chromosome 1, ASM5094787v1, whole genome shotgun sequence genomic window:
- the LOC142572798 gene encoding uncharacterized protein LOC142572798 has translation MNTLIVFAALIAAASAGFAGYGYGGYGHGYGHGHHAVAVPVKTVSYVKKPVVSVGYVTKPVVTYVKQPVATVSHTVQPVVSVSHAIVSAGGYGGYGAGYGGLAVAGYGGYGHGGYGGLGYGHGAVLKGGYGYH, from the coding sequence ATCGTTTTCGCCGCCCTCATCGCCGCCGCCAGCGCTGGCTTTGCCGGATACGGCTATGGCGGATACGGCCACGGCTACGGCCACGGCCACCACGCTGTCGCCGTTCCCGTCAAGACCGTCTCCTACGTGAAGAAGCCCGTCGTTAGCGTCGGCTACGTCACCAAGCCCGTCGTGACCTACGTCAAGCAGCCCGTTGCCACCGTCTCCCACACCGTCCAGCCCGTCGTGTCTGTCAGCCACGCCATCGTCTCCGCGGGCGGATACGGAGGATACGGTGCTGGCTACGGCGGTCTTGCCGTCGCTGGCTATGGCGGCTACGGCCATGGTGGATATGGTGGTCTCGGCTACGGCCACGGCGCTGTCCTCAAGGGAGGCTACGGATACCACTAA